The following proteins come from a genomic window of Clostridiaceae bacterium:
- a CDS encoding IS3 family transposase (programmed frameshift) — MEQIIKKTQETNNIALVARRHEIAPSTIYTWLRKKRQTGSVVALPKAKETRYRTMEKNLKEVSTENDRLKRLIAEKELELSILRELRDLANPPIADKAAIAQRWIKKGYSATIVLSFVGLSSSTYYHSIERIRKNIEDKRQRNKPGRKITSYTYDQKGNKIYDEMVKEYLCELIAGDGYPYGYKKLTVCLQEDYSLVINHKKVYRLCKELDILRPQRKTYPNRPRKLAKREKVTGSNQLWQMDIKYGYIIDTKQFFFQLSVIDVFDRAIIDYHLGLSATAKDASRVIETALKKRGFKPGDKLPVIRTDNGPQFIAKEFENTCNKWRLDHERIPVKSPNLNAYIESFHSILEDQCYIRYLFKSFAHVYEVITDYMDYYNNRRRHGSIKNMAPNKFYKLWLSNDTKAPLEIVA, encoded by the exons ATTGAACAAATAATAAAGAAGACACAGGAAACTAATAATATTGCACTAGTAGCTCGCAGGCATGAAATAGCGCCTAGCACAATATATACCTGGCTCAGGAAAAAACGACAAACTGGTTCTGTAGTAGCTCTACCTAAAGCTAAAGAAACAAGGTATAGAACAATGGAAAAAAATCTTAAAGAAGTAAGTACAGAAAATGACAGGTTAAAGCGCCTAATAGCTGAGAAAGAGCTTGAATTATCAATTTTAAGAGAGCTGAGGGATTTAGCAAACCCTC CGATAGCCGACAAGGCAGCTATTGCTCAAAGGTGGATCAAAAAAGGATACAGTGCAACTATCGTCCTTAGCTTTGTCGGATTATCTTCATCCACCTACTATCACTCTATTGAGAGAATTCGAAAAAATATTGAGGATAAGAGGCAACGAAATAAACCAGGACGCAAGATTACAAGTTATACTTATGATCAAAAAGGTAATAAAATATACGATGAAATGGTTAAAGAGTACCTTTGTGAGCTTATAGCGGGTGATGGCTATCCTTATGGATATAAAAAGCTCACTGTTTGCTTGCAGGAAGATTACAGTCTAGTAATTAACCACAAGAAAGTATATAGGTTATGTAAAGAACTTGATATATTGCGTCCACAGAGAAAAACATATCCCAATCGCCCGAGAAAACTAGCAAAGCGCGAGAAGGTAACTGGTTCAAATCAGCTTTGGCAAATGGATATCAAATATGGTTACATAATAGATACAAAGCAATTTTTCTTTCAATTATCAGTAATAGATGTTTTTGATAGAGCAATAATAGATTATCATTTAGGTCTGAGTGCAACAGCGAAAGATGCCAGTAGAGTGATAGAAACTGCTCTAAAAAAACGAGGTTTTAAACCTGGTGATAAACTACCTGTAATAAGAACTGACAACGGCCCACAGTTTATTGCTAAAGAATTTGAAAATACCTGCAATAAATGGAGATTAGATCATGAACGAATACCTGTAAAATCACCAAATTTAAATGCTTATATAGAATCATTTCACTCTATCCTAGAGGATCAATGCTATATCCGGTATTTATTTAAGAGTTTCGCCCATGTGTATGAAGTAATAACCGATTATATGGATTATTACAATAACAGACGCAGGCATGGTAGTATTAAAAATATGGCACCTAATAAATTTTACAAACTATGGTTAAGCAATGATACAAAAGCACCTTTAGAGATAGTTGCATAA
- a CDS encoding GNAT family N-acetyltransferase produces MKITFRECVMDDLVTLRELSCKTYSDTFGPMNILSNMKAYIEKAYNLEKLRNELSNNNSKFYFLYADEKLSGYLKLNEYKAQTDIYDPQSLEIERIYVLKEFQGKGLGSFLIKKAIAIANTRKKSYIWLGVWERNQKAILFYKKYGFYVIGKHSFFMGEEEQTDFIMRKDLMFSI; encoded by the coding sequence ATGAAAATTACTTTCAGAGAATGTGTAATGGATGACCTAGTGACACTTCGTGAATTATCTTGCAAGACATACAGTGATACTTTTGGTCCCATGAATATACTATCCAATATGAAAGCTTACATAGAAAAAGCTTATAATCTTGAAAAGTTACGAAATGAATTATCAAATAACAATTCGAAATTTTATTTTCTTTATGCAGATGAAAAATTATCAGGTTATCTAAAATTAAATGAATATAAGGCGCAAACCGACATCTATGATCCACAATCTTTAGAAATAGAAAGAATATATGTATTAAAGGAATTTCAAGGGAAAGGTTTGGGTAGTTTCCTAATTAAAAAGGCAATTGCAATTGCAAATACACGTAAAAAATCATATATATGGCTTGGCGTATGGGAAAGAAACCAAAAAGCTATTTTGTTTTACAAAAAGTATGGATTTTATGTAATAGGTAAACATTCTTTTTTTATGGGTGAAGAAGAGCAAACTGATTTTATAATGCGTAAAGATTTAATGTTTTCAATTTGA